The genome window GGTCTCTGGACGTCGGCGGCCGTCGCGGGGTATCCTTGGGTTCCGTTCCGGGATCCGGTCGGGCTGAACCTGTACTATCTCCAGCACTGGTCGGTGGGGCTGGACCTCCACATCGTGCTCCGCGAGATGCTCCGTTCGGCGCGAGGAGGAGGAGAAACTTTTGATGATTAAATGGATCCTTCTCGGGTGGTCGCTCGTCCTTCTCCCTCTCCGCGCCGGAGCGGAGGACGTGTGGGACGTGCACGTCAACCAGCGGAACGGATACGATCTCGCGCGCGACGACCGGTACGTGTATCTCGCAACGGCCGGAGGGGTGCTCAGGCTCGAGGTCCAAACCGGCGAGCTCAGTCCGATTCTCCCGCTGGACGGCCTCGCGAGCGTCAACGTTCCATGCGTCGCCGTCGACCGCCGGGGGAACAAGTGGTTCGGGCACGGGGATCCCGACTTGGGCGTCTCGCTTCTCGACTCGGCGGGGAACTGGTCCCTCGTCTCGTCCTTCGAAGGACTGCGACTGAATCGCGGAAAGAAGGTGAACACGATCCACGCCGCAGGGGACTCCGTTTGGATCGGGACCGAGAGCGGAGCGACCCTCTTCGAGAACCGCGCGCGGAGGATCGTTCTCTCCCAGGAGAAGGAGGGGATCGTCTCGGACGACATCCACGCGATTCTCTCGACCGAAGGGAAGATCTGGCTCGGGACGAACCTCGGCCTTTCCGTGTACAGCGCGGGGACGGTTCGGAACTACACGGTGGAGACGGATTCCCTTCCGGTTCCGGAAGTGCTCGCCCTCGCGGTCGACCGGAGCGCTCGGATCTGGGGGGGGACGTCGCGGGGTGTCTTCCGAGTCGAAAACGGAGAGGTGAGAATCCCCTCCGAGTTTCTCCTTCTCCAGAATCGGCGAATCCGAGCGATCGCGTTCGAGGACTCCTCGGGAACGGACATCCCCTGGTTCGCAACGGACAACGGCCCGTACCGCAAGGTTGCGCGCAAGACGAGAAGGGACACCGGAACCGAGATGGGCGACCCGGAAGACGCCATGAAGGTCTTCGTCGACCGTCAAGGAGATATCTGGCTCGCCAACAACCAGCGATGGCTGTTCCGGTGGGTTCCGACCGCGGATGGCTGGAAGGAATACACGCAGCGCGGCACGATCCCTCTCAATCATCTCGCGGACGTTGCGGTCGATCGAAGCGGCCTCGTCTGGTGCCCGCTGGTCGGGAACCTCGAGGGGCCGAACAACTCGCCCGGCAACCGTATGCTCGTGTACGACCAGCTCACGTGGACCTCCGTCGGGCAAGCGCTCGGTTCGCAGCACTCCTCGGTGTCGAGCGTCGCGATCGACAGCCTGGGGAATCGTTGGTTCGGCGTCCGCGCAGGAGGGATCGTCCCGCAAGGGACTCTCCTCAAGATCGGCGCGAACGTCGGCGCGGTGGTCGCCGCAAGCGACATTAAGTACTTCTCGATCAACGCGCCCGATTTCGCCGAGCAGACCCGCGCCGTCTACAACATCGAGGTCGGCCCCGACAACACAAAATGGATCGCGGTGACCTCCGAGGGAGTCGCCGCGCTCGATTCGGCGGAAAATGAGACCGCTTGGGGCGGCTGGTCCCACGAGAACGGGTGCTTCGGGAACGAAGGGCCATCGCTTCCGGTGTCCGCGCTGGACGTATCGATCGGAAAGGACGGAAGGATCTGGTGCGCGACCGAGAAAGCCTACGCGGTCGCCATCGACTACCGAGGCACGCTGACGAACCGAACGGACGACCTGTGCACGCGCTACAACGCTCCGAGCTCGCCGTTCCCCTCGAACCTCATCTACACCGTCCGCGTGGATCCCGCGGGAATCGTCTGGTTCGGCACGCAGGGCGGGATGGTCCGCTACGATCCCCTCTCCCGCCAATGGAAGGTCTACACCGCTCAGAACACGGGCGGTGGGCTCCCTGACAACCGGGTGCGCGCGATCGCCTTCGACCGCCTGGGGAACACGTGGGCCGGCACGTTCGGCGGCGGGGTGGGCGTTCTTCTCCGCGACGGCGACACGTGGCTAGAGCCTTACACCCTCGCGAACAACCAGAGAAGAGGAAGCGGGCTCACTTCGAACGAGATCACCTCGTTCTTCGTTCGGGTCAACAGCATGAACGAGGAAGAGATCTGGATGGCGACGTGGGGAGGAGGGCTCATCCGGTTCGTGAAGGACTGGAGCGACCGTCCGGTGATTGGGGATCCGGAGAGGCTTCTTCCGGTCCTTGCGTACCCGAATCCTTATCGGGAGGGAGAGGAGACCGGGGGGGAGATCCGTTTCGCGCGCGTGCCGGTGGGAGCGAATCTGTCGATTTACAGCCTCGCGGGCGATCTCATCCGAATTCTCGACGGTCCCGCGGCCGAGGACGCCGCCGATCCGATCTGGGATCTTCGGAATGGGGAGAGGATCCCGATCGCATCAGGAATCTACCTTTTTATCGTGAAGAAGAACGGCGAGGTCGTCCACTCGGGGAAGATCGCGTATGTGCGGTAGGCGCCGGGAGGAGGCCCGTTCTCCGCGGGCGAGCCGCGGGCGGTTCGGCCGAAGAAGGAGCCCGTCCCCGGCCTCCAGCTCCCGCGGGAGGCGCCGCGCCGAATGAAGATCCCGACCGCTTCGCTCCGCCGGTTGCTCGGCCCGAGGCTCTGGCTCCGCCAGTTCGTCAAGTTCTGCATTGTGGGCCTTTCCGGGCTCGCCGTCGATACGTCGGTTCTCGCCCTCTTTACGGAGATCGCTCGCCTGGATCCGCGCGCGGCGGCGGTGCCCGCTTTCGCCGTGGCGGTGAGCTGGACCTACACGATGAACCGGTGGTGGACGTTCCGTGCCGGGGGCGCGCGGGGCGTGGGTGTGTCGTACGCGAGCTTCGTCGGGGTCTGCCTCGCGGGCCTCGGGCTCCGCCTGCTCACGATGCACCTACTCATGGAGTACGGCGGCCTCGGAGCGGGCCGCCGCTACTACCTCGCGAGCCTCGCCGGCATCTTCGTCGCCACCTTCTGGAACTTCGCGGGAAGCAAGTTCGTGGCCTTTCGCAAGCGATAGCTCGGGTTGCTTCTCGCGCGCGGGCCCACTGCTCCGCTTTGTCGCAGAACGCGACGGAAGCCCGCGCGAGACGCAGCGTTTCCCGCAGCAAGATCCCTCGGTTCCCTTCCAAGGAAAGGCGTCGGATGGCGCGGATGGACCTGTGTTCCTCTCGTCTTCCCATGCGCCGCTTCTGAGCAGAAGCCGGTACAAGGTTTGCTCACCTCCCCTCGTGCGGTCGGCGGGGAGGGCACCCAACTGAAGAAGATCACGATCATCGATCGAAGGCGCGAGTCGATCCTCCGGCTTTCAGACGATCTCGAGAGACGCGGTTACGAGGTGCGCACGTACGCCGACGAGCGCGAGGCGCTTGGAGAGATCGCGGCGTCGCGCCCCGACCTCGTGATCTCGGAAATCGCCCTTCGAGGCGTGTCCGGACTGCAGGTCCTCGCGGAGATCCGCGGAATCGATCCCCGCATTCCGGTCATCATCGT of Candidatus Eisenbacteria bacterium contains these proteins:
- a CDS encoding GtrA family protein — protein: MKIPTASLRRLLGPRLWLRQFVKFCIVGLSGLAVDTSVLALFTEIARLDPRAAAVPAFAVAVSWTYTMNRWWTFRAGGARGVGVSYASFVGVCLAGLGLRLLTMHLLMEYGGLGAGRRYYLASLAGIFVATFWNFAGSKFVAFRKR